In Kogia breviceps isolate mKogBre1 chromosome 19, mKogBre1 haplotype 1, whole genome shotgun sequence, a single genomic region encodes these proteins:
- the GPS1 gene encoding COP9 signalosome complex subunit 1 isoform X1 gives MPLPVQVFNLQQPASSVSGSGGAESQDRMRGGPAPRAAASSVADVHCAPPSGRSELFLPGTAGDFSLSASLSACTLLYEGAVEPMQIDVDPQEDPQNTPDVNYVVENPTLDLEQYAASYSGLMRIERLQFIADHCPPLRVEALKMALSFVQRTFNVDMYEEIHRKLLEAARELQNAPDAIPESGVEPPPLDTAWVEATRKKALLKLEKLDTDLKNYKGNSIKESIRRGHDDLGDHYLDCGDLSNALKCYSRARDYCTSAKHVINMCLNVIKVSVYLQNWSHVLSYVSKAESTPEIAEQRGERDTQTQAILTKLKCAAGLAELAARKYKQAAKCFLLASFDHCDFPELLSPSNVAVYGGLCALATFDRQELQRNVISSSSFKLFLELEPQVRDIIFKFYESKYASCLKMLDEMKDNLLLDMYLAPHVRTLYTQIRNRALIQYFSPYVSADMRKMATAFNTTVAALEDELTQLILEGLINARIDSHSKILYARDVDQRSTTFEKSLLMGKEFQRRAKAMILRAAVLRNQIHVKSPPREGSQGELTPANSQSRMSTNM, from the exons ATGCCGCTGCCGGTTCAGGTGTTTAACTTGCAG CAGCCAGCCAGCTCTGTGTCAGGGTCGGGGGGTGCAGAGAGTCAGGACAGAATGCGGGGTGGCCCGGCCCCCCGCGCGGCCGCGTCGTCAGTGGCAGATGTGCACTGCGCCCCTCCCAGCGGTAGGTCAGAACTCTTCCTGCCGGGCACGGCCGGGGACTTCAGCCTGAGCGCCAGCCTGTCGGCCTGTACGCTGCTTTATGAG GGGGCCGTGGAGCCTATGCAGATTGATGTGGACCCCCAGGAGGACCCGCAGAACACGCCCGATGTCAACTACGTTGTGGAGAACCCCACCCTG gatCTGGAGCAGTACGCGGCCAGCTACAGTGGCCTGATGCGCATCGAACGACTGCAGTTCATTGCTGACCACTGCCCCCCGCTGCGGGTGGAGGCCCTGAAGATGGCCCTGTCCTTCGTGCAGAGGACCTTCAACGTGGACATGTACGAGGAGATCCACCGCAAGCTCCTGGAGGCTGCCAG GGAGCTGCAGAACGCACCCGATGCCATCCCTGAGAGCGGTGTGGAGCCCCCACCCTTGGACACGGCCTGGGTGGAAGCCACGCGGAAGAAGGCCTTGCTGAAGCTGGAGAAGCTGGACACAGATCTGAAGAACTACAAGGGCAATTCTATCAAGGAGAGCATCAG GCGTGGCCATGACGACCTGGGTGACCACTATCTGGACTGTGGGGACCTCAGCAACGCCCTCAAGTGTTACTCCCGGGCCCGGGACTACTGCACCAGCGCCAAGCACGTCATTAACATGTGCCTCAACGTCATCAAG GTCAGCGTCTACTTGCAGAATTGGTCTCACGTGCTGAGCTACGTCAGCAAGGCCGAGTCCACCCCGGAAATTGCCGAG CAGCGTGGGGAGCGTGACACCCAGACTCAGGCCATCCTCACCAAGCTCAAGTGTGCAGCAG gCCTGGCTGAGTTGGCTGCACGCAAGTACAAGCAGGCTGCCAAGTGCTTCCTGCTGGCTTCCTTCGATCACTGCGACTTCCCCGAG CTGCTCTCCCCCAGCAATGTGGCCGTGTACGGTGGCCTGTGCGCCTTGGCCACCTTTGACCGGCAGGAGCTGCAGCGCAATGTCATCTCCAGCAG CTCCTTCAAGTTGTTCTTGGAGCTGGAACCACAGGTTCGGGACATTATCTTCAAATTCTATGAGTCCAAGTATGCCTCGTGCCTGAAGATGCTGGACGAGATGAAG GACAACCTGCTCCTAGACATGTACCTGGCCCCCCACGTCAGGACCCTGTACACGCAGATTCGCAACCGGGCCCTCATCCAG TATTTCAGCCCTTATGTGTCAGCTGACATGCGCAAGATGGCCACGGCCTTCAACACCACAGTGGCGGCGCTGGAAGATGAGCTGACGCAGCTCATCCTGGAGGGGCTCATCAACGCCCGCATCGACTCCCACAGCAAG ATCCTATATGCCCGGGACGTGGATCAACGCAGCACCACCTTCGAGAAGTCTCTGCTGATGGGCAAGGAGTTCCAGCGCCGTGCCAAAGCCATGATCCTGAGGGCGGCTGTGCTACGCAACCAGATCCATGTCAAG TCCCCTCCCCGGGAAGGGAGCCAAGGGGAGCTGACGCCGGCCAACAGCCAGTCCCGGATGAGCACCAACATGTGA
- the GPS1 gene encoding COP9 signalosome complex subunit 1 isoform X6 — protein MQIDVDPQEDPQNTPDVNYVVENPTLDLEQYAASYSGLMRIERLQFIADHCPPLRVEALKMALSFVQRTFNVDMYEEIHRKLLEAARELQNAPDAIPESGVEPPPLDTAWVEATRKKALLKLEKLDTDLKNYKGNSIKESIRRGHDDLGDHYLDCGDLSNALKCYSRARDYCTSAKHVINMCLNVIKVSVYLQNWSHVLSYVSKAESTPEIAERGERDTQTQAILTKLKCAAGLAELAARKYKQAAKCFLLASFDHCDFPELLSPSNVAVYGGLCALATFDRQELQRNVISSSSFKLFLELEPQVRDIIFKFYESKYASCLKMLDEMKDNLLLDMYLAPHVRTLYTQIRNRALIQYFSPYVSADMRKMATAFNTTVAALEDELTQLILEGLINARIDSHSKILYARDVDQRSTTFEKSLLMGKEFQRRAKAMILRAAVLRNQIHVKSPPREGSQGELTPANSQSRMSTNM, from the exons ATGCAGATTGATGTGGACCCCCAGGAGGACCCGCAGAACACGCCCGATGTCAACTACGTTGTGGAGAACCCCACCCTG gatCTGGAGCAGTACGCGGCCAGCTACAGTGGCCTGATGCGCATCGAACGACTGCAGTTCATTGCTGACCACTGCCCCCCGCTGCGGGTGGAGGCCCTGAAGATGGCCCTGTCCTTCGTGCAGAGGACCTTCAACGTGGACATGTACGAGGAGATCCACCGCAAGCTCCTGGAGGCTGCCAG GGAGCTGCAGAACGCACCCGATGCCATCCCTGAGAGCGGTGTGGAGCCCCCACCCTTGGACACGGCCTGGGTGGAAGCCACGCGGAAGAAGGCCTTGCTGAAGCTGGAGAAGCTGGACACAGATCTGAAGAACTACAAGGGCAATTCTATCAAGGAGAGCATCAG GCGTGGCCATGACGACCTGGGTGACCACTATCTGGACTGTGGGGACCTCAGCAACGCCCTCAAGTGTTACTCCCGGGCCCGGGACTACTGCACCAGCGCCAAGCACGTCATTAACATGTGCCTCAACGTCATCAAG GTCAGCGTCTACTTGCAGAATTGGTCTCACGTGCTGAGCTACGTCAGCAAGGCCGAGTCCACCCCGGAAATTGCCGAG CGTGGGGAGCGTGACACCCAGACTCAGGCCATCCTCACCAAGCTCAAGTGTGCAGCAG gCCTGGCTGAGTTGGCTGCACGCAAGTACAAGCAGGCTGCCAAGTGCTTCCTGCTGGCTTCCTTCGATCACTGCGACTTCCCCGAG CTGCTCTCCCCCAGCAATGTGGCCGTGTACGGTGGCCTGTGCGCCTTGGCCACCTTTGACCGGCAGGAGCTGCAGCGCAATGTCATCTCCAGCAG CTCCTTCAAGTTGTTCTTGGAGCTGGAACCACAGGTTCGGGACATTATCTTCAAATTCTATGAGTCCAAGTATGCCTCGTGCCTGAAGATGCTGGACGAGATGAAG GACAACCTGCTCCTAGACATGTACCTGGCCCCCCACGTCAGGACCCTGTACACGCAGATTCGCAACCGGGCCCTCATCCAG TATTTCAGCCCTTATGTGTCAGCTGACATGCGCAAGATGGCCACGGCCTTCAACACCACAGTGGCGGCGCTGGAAGATGAGCTGACGCAGCTCATCCTGGAGGGGCTCATCAACGCCCGCATCGACTCCCACAGCAAG ATCCTATATGCCCGGGACGTGGATCAACGCAGCACCACCTTCGAGAAGTCTCTGCTGATGGGCAAGGAGTTCCAGCGCCGTGCCAAAGCCATGATCCTGAGGGCGGCTGTGCTACGCAACCAGATCCATGTCAAG TCCCCTCCCCGGGAAGGGAGCCAAGGGGAGCTGACGCCGGCCAACAGCCAGTCCCGGATGAGCACCAACATGTGA
- the GPS1 gene encoding COP9 signalosome complex subunit 1 isoform X2 — protein MPLPVQVFNLQQPASSVSGSGGAESQDRMRGGPAPRAAASSVADVHCAPPSGRSELFLPGTAGDFSLSASLSACTLLYEGAVEPMQIDVDPQEDPQNTPDVNYVVENPTLDLEQYAASYSGLMRIERLQFIADHCPPLRVEALKMALSFVQRTFNVDMYEEIHRKLLEAARELQNAPDAIPESGVEPPPLDTAWVEATRKKALLKLEKLDTDLKNYKGNSIKESIRRGHDDLGDHYLDCGDLSNALKCYSRARDYCTSAKHVINMCLNVIKVSVYLQNWSHVLSYVSKAESTPEIAERGERDTQTQAILTKLKCAAGLAELAARKYKQAAKCFLLASFDHCDFPELLSPSNVAVYGGLCALATFDRQELQRNVISSSSFKLFLELEPQVRDIIFKFYESKYASCLKMLDEMKDNLLLDMYLAPHVRTLYTQIRNRALIQYFSPYVSADMRKMATAFNTTVAALEDELTQLILEGLINARIDSHSKILYARDVDQRSTTFEKSLLMGKEFQRRAKAMILRAAVLRNQIHVKSPPREGSQGELTPANSQSRMSTNM, from the exons ATGCCGCTGCCGGTTCAGGTGTTTAACTTGCAG CAGCCAGCCAGCTCTGTGTCAGGGTCGGGGGGTGCAGAGAGTCAGGACAGAATGCGGGGTGGCCCGGCCCCCCGCGCGGCCGCGTCGTCAGTGGCAGATGTGCACTGCGCCCCTCCCAGCGGTAGGTCAGAACTCTTCCTGCCGGGCACGGCCGGGGACTTCAGCCTGAGCGCCAGCCTGTCGGCCTGTACGCTGCTTTATGAG GGGGCCGTGGAGCCTATGCAGATTGATGTGGACCCCCAGGAGGACCCGCAGAACACGCCCGATGTCAACTACGTTGTGGAGAACCCCACCCTG gatCTGGAGCAGTACGCGGCCAGCTACAGTGGCCTGATGCGCATCGAACGACTGCAGTTCATTGCTGACCACTGCCCCCCGCTGCGGGTGGAGGCCCTGAAGATGGCCCTGTCCTTCGTGCAGAGGACCTTCAACGTGGACATGTACGAGGAGATCCACCGCAAGCTCCTGGAGGCTGCCAG GGAGCTGCAGAACGCACCCGATGCCATCCCTGAGAGCGGTGTGGAGCCCCCACCCTTGGACACGGCCTGGGTGGAAGCCACGCGGAAGAAGGCCTTGCTGAAGCTGGAGAAGCTGGACACAGATCTGAAGAACTACAAGGGCAATTCTATCAAGGAGAGCATCAG GCGTGGCCATGACGACCTGGGTGACCACTATCTGGACTGTGGGGACCTCAGCAACGCCCTCAAGTGTTACTCCCGGGCCCGGGACTACTGCACCAGCGCCAAGCACGTCATTAACATGTGCCTCAACGTCATCAAG GTCAGCGTCTACTTGCAGAATTGGTCTCACGTGCTGAGCTACGTCAGCAAGGCCGAGTCCACCCCGGAAATTGCCGAG CGTGGGGAGCGTGACACCCAGACTCAGGCCATCCTCACCAAGCTCAAGTGTGCAGCAG gCCTGGCTGAGTTGGCTGCACGCAAGTACAAGCAGGCTGCCAAGTGCTTCCTGCTGGCTTCCTTCGATCACTGCGACTTCCCCGAG CTGCTCTCCCCCAGCAATGTGGCCGTGTACGGTGGCCTGTGCGCCTTGGCCACCTTTGACCGGCAGGAGCTGCAGCGCAATGTCATCTCCAGCAG CTCCTTCAAGTTGTTCTTGGAGCTGGAACCACAGGTTCGGGACATTATCTTCAAATTCTATGAGTCCAAGTATGCCTCGTGCCTGAAGATGCTGGACGAGATGAAG GACAACCTGCTCCTAGACATGTACCTGGCCCCCCACGTCAGGACCCTGTACACGCAGATTCGCAACCGGGCCCTCATCCAG TATTTCAGCCCTTATGTGTCAGCTGACATGCGCAAGATGGCCACGGCCTTCAACACCACAGTGGCGGCGCTGGAAGATGAGCTGACGCAGCTCATCCTGGAGGGGCTCATCAACGCCCGCATCGACTCCCACAGCAAG ATCCTATATGCCCGGGACGTGGATCAACGCAGCACCACCTTCGAGAAGTCTCTGCTGATGGGCAAGGAGTTCCAGCGCCGTGCCAAAGCCATGATCCTGAGGGCGGCTGTGCTACGCAACCAGATCCATGTCAAG TCCCCTCCCCGGGAAGGGAGCCAAGGGGAGCTGACGCCGGCCAACAGCCAGTCCCGGATGAGCACCAACATGTGA
- the GPS1 gene encoding COP9 signalosome complex subunit 1 isoform X5, whose amino-acid sequence MQIDVDPQEDPQNTPDVNYVVENPTLDLEQYAASYSGLMRIERLQFIADHCPPLRVEALKMALSFVQRTFNVDMYEEIHRKLLEAARELQNAPDAIPESGVEPPPLDTAWVEATRKKALLKLEKLDTDLKNYKGNSIKESIRRGHDDLGDHYLDCGDLSNALKCYSRARDYCTSAKHVINMCLNVIKVSVYLQNWSHVLSYVSKAESTPEIAEQRGERDTQTQAILTKLKCAAGLAELAARKYKQAAKCFLLASFDHCDFPELLSPSNVAVYGGLCALATFDRQELQRNVISSSSFKLFLELEPQVRDIIFKFYESKYASCLKMLDEMKDNLLLDMYLAPHVRTLYTQIRNRALIQYFSPYVSADMRKMATAFNTTVAALEDELTQLILEGLINARIDSHSKILYARDVDQRSTTFEKSLLMGKEFQRRAKAMILRAAVLRNQIHVKSPPREGSQGELTPANSQSRMSTNM is encoded by the exons ATGCAGATTGATGTGGACCCCCAGGAGGACCCGCAGAACACGCCCGATGTCAACTACGTTGTGGAGAACCCCACCCTG gatCTGGAGCAGTACGCGGCCAGCTACAGTGGCCTGATGCGCATCGAACGACTGCAGTTCATTGCTGACCACTGCCCCCCGCTGCGGGTGGAGGCCCTGAAGATGGCCCTGTCCTTCGTGCAGAGGACCTTCAACGTGGACATGTACGAGGAGATCCACCGCAAGCTCCTGGAGGCTGCCAG GGAGCTGCAGAACGCACCCGATGCCATCCCTGAGAGCGGTGTGGAGCCCCCACCCTTGGACACGGCCTGGGTGGAAGCCACGCGGAAGAAGGCCTTGCTGAAGCTGGAGAAGCTGGACACAGATCTGAAGAACTACAAGGGCAATTCTATCAAGGAGAGCATCAG GCGTGGCCATGACGACCTGGGTGACCACTATCTGGACTGTGGGGACCTCAGCAACGCCCTCAAGTGTTACTCCCGGGCCCGGGACTACTGCACCAGCGCCAAGCACGTCATTAACATGTGCCTCAACGTCATCAAG GTCAGCGTCTACTTGCAGAATTGGTCTCACGTGCTGAGCTACGTCAGCAAGGCCGAGTCCACCCCGGAAATTGCCGAG CAGCGTGGGGAGCGTGACACCCAGACTCAGGCCATCCTCACCAAGCTCAAGTGTGCAGCAG gCCTGGCTGAGTTGGCTGCACGCAAGTACAAGCAGGCTGCCAAGTGCTTCCTGCTGGCTTCCTTCGATCACTGCGACTTCCCCGAG CTGCTCTCCCCCAGCAATGTGGCCGTGTACGGTGGCCTGTGCGCCTTGGCCACCTTTGACCGGCAGGAGCTGCAGCGCAATGTCATCTCCAGCAG CTCCTTCAAGTTGTTCTTGGAGCTGGAACCACAGGTTCGGGACATTATCTTCAAATTCTATGAGTCCAAGTATGCCTCGTGCCTGAAGATGCTGGACGAGATGAAG GACAACCTGCTCCTAGACATGTACCTGGCCCCCCACGTCAGGACCCTGTACACGCAGATTCGCAACCGGGCCCTCATCCAG TATTTCAGCCCTTATGTGTCAGCTGACATGCGCAAGATGGCCACGGCCTTCAACACCACAGTGGCGGCGCTGGAAGATGAGCTGACGCAGCTCATCCTGGAGGGGCTCATCAACGCCCGCATCGACTCCCACAGCAAG ATCCTATATGCCCGGGACGTGGATCAACGCAGCACCACCTTCGAGAAGTCTCTGCTGATGGGCAAGGAGTTCCAGCGCCGTGCCAAAGCCATGATCCTGAGGGCGGCTGTGCTACGCAACCAGATCCATGTCAAG TCCCCTCCCCGGGAAGGGAGCCAAGGGGAGCTGACGCCGGCCAACAGCCAGTCCCGGATGAGCACCAACATGTGA
- the GPS1 gene encoding COP9 signalosome complex subunit 1 isoform X4, with the protein MPLPVQVFNLQGAVEPMQIDVDPQEDPQNTPDVNYVVENPTLDLEQYAASYSGLMRIERLQFIADHCPPLRVEALKMALSFVQRTFNVDMYEEIHRKLLEAARELQNAPDAIPESGVEPPPLDTAWVEATRKKALLKLEKLDTDLKNYKGNSIKESIRRGHDDLGDHYLDCGDLSNALKCYSRARDYCTSAKHVINMCLNVIKVSVYLQNWSHVLSYVSKAESTPEIAERGERDTQTQAILTKLKCAAGLAELAARKYKQAAKCFLLASFDHCDFPELLSPSNVAVYGGLCALATFDRQELQRNVISSSSFKLFLELEPQVRDIIFKFYESKYASCLKMLDEMKDNLLLDMYLAPHVRTLYTQIRNRALIQYFSPYVSADMRKMATAFNTTVAALEDELTQLILEGLINARIDSHSKILYARDVDQRSTTFEKSLLMGKEFQRRAKAMILRAAVLRNQIHVKSPPREGSQGELTPANSQSRMSTNM; encoded by the exons ATGCCGCTGCCGGTTCAGGTGTTTAACTTGCAG GGGGCCGTGGAGCCTATGCAGATTGATGTGGACCCCCAGGAGGACCCGCAGAACACGCCCGATGTCAACTACGTTGTGGAGAACCCCACCCTG gatCTGGAGCAGTACGCGGCCAGCTACAGTGGCCTGATGCGCATCGAACGACTGCAGTTCATTGCTGACCACTGCCCCCCGCTGCGGGTGGAGGCCCTGAAGATGGCCCTGTCCTTCGTGCAGAGGACCTTCAACGTGGACATGTACGAGGAGATCCACCGCAAGCTCCTGGAGGCTGCCAG GGAGCTGCAGAACGCACCCGATGCCATCCCTGAGAGCGGTGTGGAGCCCCCACCCTTGGACACGGCCTGGGTGGAAGCCACGCGGAAGAAGGCCTTGCTGAAGCTGGAGAAGCTGGACACAGATCTGAAGAACTACAAGGGCAATTCTATCAAGGAGAGCATCAG GCGTGGCCATGACGACCTGGGTGACCACTATCTGGACTGTGGGGACCTCAGCAACGCCCTCAAGTGTTACTCCCGGGCCCGGGACTACTGCACCAGCGCCAAGCACGTCATTAACATGTGCCTCAACGTCATCAAG GTCAGCGTCTACTTGCAGAATTGGTCTCACGTGCTGAGCTACGTCAGCAAGGCCGAGTCCACCCCGGAAATTGCCGAG CGTGGGGAGCGTGACACCCAGACTCAGGCCATCCTCACCAAGCTCAAGTGTGCAGCAG gCCTGGCTGAGTTGGCTGCACGCAAGTACAAGCAGGCTGCCAAGTGCTTCCTGCTGGCTTCCTTCGATCACTGCGACTTCCCCGAG CTGCTCTCCCCCAGCAATGTGGCCGTGTACGGTGGCCTGTGCGCCTTGGCCACCTTTGACCGGCAGGAGCTGCAGCGCAATGTCATCTCCAGCAG CTCCTTCAAGTTGTTCTTGGAGCTGGAACCACAGGTTCGGGACATTATCTTCAAATTCTATGAGTCCAAGTATGCCTCGTGCCTGAAGATGCTGGACGAGATGAAG GACAACCTGCTCCTAGACATGTACCTGGCCCCCCACGTCAGGACCCTGTACACGCAGATTCGCAACCGGGCCCTCATCCAG TATTTCAGCCCTTATGTGTCAGCTGACATGCGCAAGATGGCCACGGCCTTCAACACCACAGTGGCGGCGCTGGAAGATGAGCTGACGCAGCTCATCCTGGAGGGGCTCATCAACGCCCGCATCGACTCCCACAGCAAG ATCCTATATGCCCGGGACGTGGATCAACGCAGCACCACCTTCGAGAAGTCTCTGCTGATGGGCAAGGAGTTCCAGCGCCGTGCCAAAGCCATGATCCTGAGGGCGGCTGTGCTACGCAACCAGATCCATGTCAAG TCCCCTCCCCGGGAAGGGAGCCAAGGGGAGCTGACGCCGGCCAACAGCCAGTCCCGGATGAGCACCAACATGTGA
- the RFNG gene encoding beta-1,3-N-acetylglucosaminyltransferase radical fringe, translating to MSRARGALCRACLALAAALAALLLLPLPLPRAPAPAPTQAAAPGPGPRAPPARPAPRLRPDDVFIAVKTTRKNHGPRLGLLLRTWISRARRQTFIFTDGDDPELQLQEGSHVVNTNCSAVHTRQALCCKMSVEYDKFIESGRKWFCHVDDDNYVNPEGLLQLLSTFSPSQDVYLGRPSLDHPIEATERVQGGGTVTTVKFWFATGGAGFCLSRGLALKMSPWASLGSFMSTAERVRLPDDCTVGYIVEGLLGARLLHSSLFHSHLESLQRLPPDTLLQQVTLSYGGPENPHNVVNVAGGFSLQQDPTRFKSVHCLLYPDTDWCPMQKQSDLASR from the exons ATGAGCCGCGCGCGGGGGGCGCTGTGCCGGGCCTGCCTCGCGCTGGCCGCGGCCCTGGccgcgctgctgctgctgccactgccGCTACCCCGCGCTCCCGCGCCGGCCCCGACCCAGGCCGcggcccccggccccggcccaCGCGCTCCCCCTGCCCGACCCGCCCCCCGCCTGCGGCCCGACGACGTCTTCATTGCGGTCAAGACCACCCGTAAGAATCACGGGCCGCGCCTGGGGCTGCTGCTGCGCACCTGGATCTCCCGGGCCCGACGGCAG ACGTTCATCTTTACCGACGGGGATGACCCTGAGCTACAGCTCCAGGAAG GCAGCCACGTCGTCAACACCAACTGCTCAGCCGTGCACACACGCCAGGCGCTGTGCTGCAAGATGTCAGTGGAATACGACAAGTTCATTGAGTCTGGACGCAA GTGGTTCTGCCATGTGGACGACGACAACTACGTGAACCCCGAAGGCCTGCTGCAGCTGCTGTCCACCTTCTCACCGAGCCAGGACGTCTACCTGGGGCGGCCCAGCCTGGACCACCCCATCGAGGCTACCGAGAGGGTCCAAGGAGGTGGAACC GTGACCACGGTCAAGTTCTGGTTTGCTACTGGAGGGGCCGGGTTCTGCTTGAGCAGAGGCCTTGCACTCAAGATGAGCCCATGGGCCAG CCTGGGCAGTTTCATGAGCACAGCCGAGCGGGTGCGGCTGCCGGATGACTGCACGGTGGGCTACATTGTGGAGGGGCTGCTGGGTGCCCGCCTGCTGCACAGCTCACTGTTCCACTCCCACCTGGAGAGCCTGCAGAGGCTGCCGCCCGACACCCTGCTCCAGCAG gTCACCTTGAGCTACGGGGGTCCTGAGAACCCACATAATGTGGTGAACGTGGCCGGAGGCTTCAGCCTGCAGCAGGACCCCACGCG GTTTAAGTCCGTCCACTGCCTTCTTTACCCGGACACGGACTGGTGTCCTATGCAGAAGCAGAGTGACCTCGCCTCTCGGTGA
- the GPS1 gene encoding COP9 signalosome complex subunit 1 isoform X3 — MPLPVQVFNLQGAVEPMQIDVDPQEDPQNTPDVNYVVENPTLDLEQYAASYSGLMRIERLQFIADHCPPLRVEALKMALSFVQRTFNVDMYEEIHRKLLEAARELQNAPDAIPESGVEPPPLDTAWVEATRKKALLKLEKLDTDLKNYKGNSIKESIRRGHDDLGDHYLDCGDLSNALKCYSRARDYCTSAKHVINMCLNVIKVSVYLQNWSHVLSYVSKAESTPEIAEQRGERDTQTQAILTKLKCAAGLAELAARKYKQAAKCFLLASFDHCDFPELLSPSNVAVYGGLCALATFDRQELQRNVISSSSFKLFLELEPQVRDIIFKFYESKYASCLKMLDEMKDNLLLDMYLAPHVRTLYTQIRNRALIQYFSPYVSADMRKMATAFNTTVAALEDELTQLILEGLINARIDSHSKILYARDVDQRSTTFEKSLLMGKEFQRRAKAMILRAAVLRNQIHVKSPPREGSQGELTPANSQSRMSTNM, encoded by the exons ATGCCGCTGCCGGTTCAGGTGTTTAACTTGCAG GGGGCCGTGGAGCCTATGCAGATTGATGTGGACCCCCAGGAGGACCCGCAGAACACGCCCGATGTCAACTACGTTGTGGAGAACCCCACCCTG gatCTGGAGCAGTACGCGGCCAGCTACAGTGGCCTGATGCGCATCGAACGACTGCAGTTCATTGCTGACCACTGCCCCCCGCTGCGGGTGGAGGCCCTGAAGATGGCCCTGTCCTTCGTGCAGAGGACCTTCAACGTGGACATGTACGAGGAGATCCACCGCAAGCTCCTGGAGGCTGCCAG GGAGCTGCAGAACGCACCCGATGCCATCCCTGAGAGCGGTGTGGAGCCCCCACCCTTGGACACGGCCTGGGTGGAAGCCACGCGGAAGAAGGCCTTGCTGAAGCTGGAGAAGCTGGACACAGATCTGAAGAACTACAAGGGCAATTCTATCAAGGAGAGCATCAG GCGTGGCCATGACGACCTGGGTGACCACTATCTGGACTGTGGGGACCTCAGCAACGCCCTCAAGTGTTACTCCCGGGCCCGGGACTACTGCACCAGCGCCAAGCACGTCATTAACATGTGCCTCAACGTCATCAAG GTCAGCGTCTACTTGCAGAATTGGTCTCACGTGCTGAGCTACGTCAGCAAGGCCGAGTCCACCCCGGAAATTGCCGAG CAGCGTGGGGAGCGTGACACCCAGACTCAGGCCATCCTCACCAAGCTCAAGTGTGCAGCAG gCCTGGCTGAGTTGGCTGCACGCAAGTACAAGCAGGCTGCCAAGTGCTTCCTGCTGGCTTCCTTCGATCACTGCGACTTCCCCGAG CTGCTCTCCCCCAGCAATGTGGCCGTGTACGGTGGCCTGTGCGCCTTGGCCACCTTTGACCGGCAGGAGCTGCAGCGCAATGTCATCTCCAGCAG CTCCTTCAAGTTGTTCTTGGAGCTGGAACCACAGGTTCGGGACATTATCTTCAAATTCTATGAGTCCAAGTATGCCTCGTGCCTGAAGATGCTGGACGAGATGAAG GACAACCTGCTCCTAGACATGTACCTGGCCCCCCACGTCAGGACCCTGTACACGCAGATTCGCAACCGGGCCCTCATCCAG TATTTCAGCCCTTATGTGTCAGCTGACATGCGCAAGATGGCCACGGCCTTCAACACCACAGTGGCGGCGCTGGAAGATGAGCTGACGCAGCTCATCCTGGAGGGGCTCATCAACGCCCGCATCGACTCCCACAGCAAG ATCCTATATGCCCGGGACGTGGATCAACGCAGCACCACCTTCGAGAAGTCTCTGCTGATGGGCAAGGAGTTCCAGCGCCGTGCCAAAGCCATGATCCTGAGGGCGGCTGTGCTACGCAACCAGATCCATGTCAAG TCCCCTCCCCGGGAAGGGAGCCAAGGGGAGCTGACGCCGGCCAACAGCCAGTCCCGGATGAGCACCAACATGTGA